CGCGGACCTTGTGGTGCTCGTCCGGTGCCACCATCCGCCCCGGCGGGCGGGGACGGGCCAGGAACTCGGCATAACGGGCCTGGGCCTCGGCCTGCAGGCGTTCCCAGCGGGCCCTGGCCACCGCCACCCGGTCCGCGCCCTTGGGCGGGGCCCCGGCCCGGGTGGCGCCGTCGGCGACTGCCTGGTCGTAGGCCCGGGTGGTCTCGGCCTGCTCGGCCGCGGCCCGCTCGGCCTTCTCGCGCCGGGCCTGGATCTGTTCCAGCGCCTGGCTGATCCGCTGGTCACGGTGCGTGCGGTCCATCCCGGGCGGTGGTTCGTCCCCGCGCCGGTCGGCGCCGAAGCGGGCGTCCTCGGCCGTGTCGGTCTCCGCGACGGTGGCCAGGAACTGCTCGGCCTGTGTGCGCAGGTAGTCCTCGCTGCGGTTGGTGTCCTTGCTGGCGTTCGCCGCGATCTTGGTGCCGTCGAAGGCGACCACCCCGAGTGACACCATGCCCAGCTGCGCGGCCAGCACCAGCGACTCGGTGAGCAGGTCGGTCAGCGCGGCCTCGTGGTGCTGGCGGAACCGGGCCAGCACGGTGTGGTCTGGCACGTCTTGGGCGCAGATGATCCGGAACGCCACATCCGTGTGACACAGCCGTTCGATCTGGCGTGAGGAGGACTCCCCATGTGCCATGGCATACACGAACAGGGTGAGCAGCATGTCCGGGTCGTAGCCCCGCCGCCCGACACCGCCGCGCTTCGCGCGGCGGTGAAACGCCGTGGTGTCCAGCCGTGCCACCGCCGCGATCACGAACCACACCAGATGATCTTCTGGCAGCCACTCTGTCATCGACGGCGGCAGCAGAAACTCCTGCCCACGATCAACCGGCCGATAATCCCTTGCCACACCACGATCATCCCCGCCGACCACCGCTACCAGCAAGATCATCACCACGTGTCAGGCAACCAAAAAGCAACAGGCCCTCCGGCGCCAGGAAAGAGTCGTTCACGACCCCCCGGGGTCAGCTCTTGGCCGCGACCCCCTGCCGCGCCCGCAGGTCGAGCTCGATCTGCTCCAGGCTGCGGCCCTTGGTCTCCGGGACCAGCCACTTGGTGAGCACGAACAGCACCACGTTCACCCCGGCGAACAGGAACATCGAGCCGCCGATGCCGAGGGACTTCGGGTCGGAGATGAGCGGGAACACCGCGCTCACGATGCCCGTCGCCGCCCACAGGACCACGCTGCTGACGCCCATGCCGGTCGCGCGGTACTTCAGCGGGAACACCTCGGACATCATGACCCAGACGACCGCGCCCCAGCCGAGCTCGTAGCCGACCAGGTAGAGCACCATCATCACCAGCATCAGGATGCCGCGCGTGCCGGTGTCGTGGACGTTCAGCACCACGAGCCCGGCCGCCACCAGCGTGATCACCATGATCACGTTGCCGATGAGCAGCAGCGGCTTGCGGCCCCAGCGGTCCACCACGAACACGACCCACGCGGTGAACAGGAACTTCGTGACGCCCAGCAGCACGCCGGACAGCAGCGCGGCCTGCGTGGCGAAGCCGAGGCCGATGAGCATCGTCGGGAAGTACGCGTTGATCGCGTTGACGCCGCTGAACTGCTGGCCGATCGCGAGCAGCAGCGCGACGACGACCATCGGCCGGACGAACCCGGAGAACAGGTCGCGGATCCGCGGCTTGTCCTCGGTGTCCAGCCGGATGACCTCGTGGATGGTCGCGATCTCCTCGTCGAGGTTCACGGTGTTGCCGTGCGCG
This window of the Amycolatopsis balhimycina FH 1894 genome carries:
- a CDS encoding transposase gives rise to the protein MWFVIAAVARLDTTAFHRRAKRGGVGRRGYDPDMLLTLFVYAMAHGESSSRQIERLCHTDVAFRIICAQDVPDHTVLARFRQHHEAALTDLLTESLVLAAQLGMVSLGVVAFDGTKIAANASKDTNRSEDYLRTQAEQFLATVAETDTAEDARFGADRRGDEPPPGMDRTHRDQRISQALEQIQARREKAERAAAEQAETTRAYDQAVADGATRAGAPPKGADRVAVARARWERLQAEAQARYAEFLARPRPPGRMVAPDEHHKVRAARAAYEAARAHTERTAAGQTAPAAGQPAASAVPGQAGKDRLTANLTDPDSRLLKTRNGWVQGYNCQTAASTDEFLISARATQDANDLEQFIPTKDDVTATAAHLAERTGRTDLTVGTMVGDAGYDSDTNLTTDGPDRLIADAKRHVIDRRAVTDPATGDPPDNATPREKMNHRLRTPDGHALYKQRAPMIETPYAWVKDRRGLRRFARRGLAAVQAELSLAAAVTNLLKLRTKGITTTRLRTT
- a CDS encoding sugar porter family MFS transporter; this encodes MTQTAPAARHIGRTTLYFFGALGGILFGYDLGVISGVLPFIGKLWALTSWDKGVITASLSVGAIVGALLSSRTNEALGRRRTIMVAAAIVIVGTLAASFSPTFVLLVLSRLVIGLGIGLSSSTVPTYLSELAPARLRGAMGALNQIFIVLGILIAFLVSYWLGPISAWRWMFAGAIVPAVILLAGLAFLPETPRWLVRNGREDEARQVLASAHGNTVNLDEEIATIHEVIRLDTEDKPRIRDLFSGFVRPMVVVALLLAIGQQFSGVNAINAYFPTMLIGLGFATQAALLSGVLLGVTKFLFTAWVVFVVDRWGRKPLLLIGNVIMVITLVAAGLVVLNVHDTGTRGILMLVMMVLYLVGYELGWGAVVWVMMSEVFPLKYRATGMGVSSVVLWAATGIVSAVFPLISDPKSLGIGGSMFLFAGVNVVLFVLTKWLVPETKGRSLEQIELDLRARQGVAAKS